A genome region from Crossiella equi includes the following:
- a CDS encoding ATP-binding protein codes for MATSHGGGLRLEVLGSLRVWRDGTELAVGPRQQACLLAVLLARSGQAVSTAELIDLVWAGDAPASAPTIVHKYVGALRRLFEPDLPARASGSYLQREGSGYRFTAGAGMLDTDLFRRHVDEARELVAGQRIPCALDAYVEALGLWRGPVGEGLAARSVFRALEQELLEAATAAAGLAVSSGAPTRVLRPLRLAAALAPLHEPVQAALVSVLAACGLQAEALEVFHRVRGQLAEEFGIDPGPELQAALHRVLVPASPAPRPGTAVVPARGLVGRTAEVAALEVALASGGGLVLVEGEPGAGKTRLLEEAAVRAGQRGALVVWGRCPEDGGAPPLWPWTQVVGPVLDALPDLARDRWLAGGLGRLLRPPEEDAAPPAAGSQHRLFEHTVAALGEAAARGPVVLLFDDLQWADATSLRLLAHLAPRLPSGCTVIGAFRAGPAPLADELTAALAAISRTPEHRRLELGPLDPAEVAELVRAETGRTPDLDTVLGIHTRTSGNPFFVRELARLLTGAGAVAGPVPATVRDVVRHRLAGLPAECTGLLRLAALIGREVELALLARAAGLDLSRCLDQVDPLLALGLLVPVPENPSALRFAHDLVRESVASTTSPTTALRWHLALADALAAAPHTGAERLAHHLWSAGPLADPERTAEALLRAGRHAVARFAFDAADRLLRAAVTTARTAGLVELELAALTQLNLVLGMHLGYLDSVLEPLERAEDLARGLGRDLEATEILVWRWNVATALAQVDLSGRLAHRLLVQGESSPDPAIRAYAQHAWGVHQRDLGNIGQAFRHLGQCAWPTAAEPGREPAQLRREHQLFSSFMFAEVTALRGDLDTARRLLEQARAAAVTPYATVMWATFTAAIAAMVGDPAWTLRAAARGLEAEPEPSFLLHRALLRLYQCWAEAMTGGDPVRAAAEAHRIITVDLDPPRPGVATWYGLLGDIHLAAGQLPEAAAALDRADHFLDLYGQRYPEWLLLLLRAKLLHARAEPAPTVLAAAERARALAAERGVLLYAHRADQLVTALTSGG; via the coding sequence ATGGCGACGTCGCACGGGGGTGGCCTGCGCCTGGAGGTGCTCGGGTCCCTGCGGGTCTGGCGGGACGGCACCGAGCTGGCGGTCGGACCGCGCCAGCAGGCCTGTCTGCTGGCGGTGCTGCTGGCGCGGAGCGGGCAGGCGGTCAGCACGGCCGAGCTGATCGACCTGGTCTGGGCCGGGGACGCACCCGCGAGTGCGCCCACCATCGTGCACAAGTACGTGGGGGCGCTGCGCCGCCTGTTCGAACCGGACCTGCCCGCCCGCGCCAGCGGCTCCTACCTCCAGCGGGAGGGCAGCGGCTACCGGTTCACCGCCGGGGCCGGGATGCTCGACACCGACCTCTTCCGCCGCCACGTCGACGAGGCCCGGGAGCTCGTTGCCGGGCAACGCATCCCGTGTGCGCTGGACGCCTACGTCGAGGCGCTGGGACTGTGGCGCGGGCCCGTCGGCGAGGGGCTGGCGGCCCGGTCGGTCTTCCGCGCGCTGGAGCAGGAGCTCCTGGAGGCCGCGACCGCCGCCGCCGGGCTCGCCGTCTCCTCCGGCGCGCCCACCCGGGTGCTGCGGCCGCTGCGCCTGGCCGCCGCGCTGGCCCCGCTGCACGAGCCGGTGCAGGCCGCCCTGGTCTCCGTGCTGGCCGCGTGCGGCCTCCAGGCCGAGGCGCTGGAGGTGTTCCACCGGGTGCGCGGGCAGCTGGCCGAGGAGTTCGGCATCGACCCCGGGCCCGAGCTGCAGGCCGCCCTGCACCGCGTGCTCGTGCCCGCCAGCCCGGCGCCGCGGCCCGGCACCGCGGTGGTGCCCGCCCGCGGGCTCGTCGGCCGCACCGCGGAGGTCGCCGCGCTGGAGGTCGCCCTGGCCAGCGGCGGCGGGCTGGTCCTCGTCGAGGGCGAGCCCGGGGCGGGCAAGACGCGGCTGCTGGAGGAGGCCGCGGTCCGGGCCGGGCAGCGGGGTGCGCTCGTGGTCTGGGGCCGCTGTCCCGAGGACGGCGGCGCACCGCCGCTCTGGCCGTGGACGCAGGTCGTCGGTCCCGTCCTGGACGCCCTGCCCGACCTCGCCCGGGACCGGTGGCTGGCCGGTGGGCTGGGCCGTCTCCTCCGGCCGCCCGAGGAGGACGCCGCGCCGCCCGCGGCCGGGTCGCAGCACCGCCTGTTCGAGCACACCGTGGCCGCGCTGGGCGAGGCCGCCGCGCGCGGGCCCGTGGTCCTGCTCTTCGACGACCTCCAGTGGGCCGACGCCACCTCCCTGCGCCTGCTCGCCCACCTGGCCCCCCGGCTGCCCTCGGGCTGCACGGTCATCGGGGCGTTCCGGGCCGGTCCGGCCCCGCTGGCCGACGAGCTGACCGCCGCGCTGGCCGCGATCAGCCGCACCCCGGAGCACCGGCGGCTGGAGCTGGGCCCGCTGGACCCGGCCGAGGTCGCCGAGCTGGTCCGGGCCGAGACCGGCCGCACGCCCGACCTGGACACCGTGCTCGGCATCCACACCCGCACCTCCGGCAACCCCTTCTTCGTCCGCGAGCTGGCCCGGCTGCTCACCGGGGCGGGCGCGGTGGCCGGGCCGGTCCCGGCGACCGTGCGGGACGTGGTGCGGCACCGCCTGGCCGGGCTGCCCGCCGAGTGCACCGGGCTGCTGCGCCTGGCCGCGCTGATCGGCCGCGAGGTCGAGCTGGCCCTGCTCGCCCGGGCCGCCGGGCTGGACCTGTCCCGCTGCCTGGACCAGGTGGACCCGTTGCTGGCACTGGGCCTGCTCGTGCCCGTGCCGGAGAACCCGTCCGCGCTGCGATTCGCCCACGACCTCGTCCGCGAGTCGGTCGCCTCGACCACCTCGCCCACGACCGCGCTGCGCTGGCACCTCGCCCTCGCCGACGCCCTGGCCGCCGCCCCGCACACCGGGGCGGAACGGCTGGCCCACCACCTGTGGTCGGCGGGCCCGCTGGCCGACCCGGAACGCACCGCCGAGGCGCTGCTGCGGGCCGGGCGCCACGCGGTGGCCCGGTTCGCCTTCGACGCCGCCGACCGGCTCCTGCGCGCCGCGGTGACCACCGCGCGCACCGCCGGGCTGGTCGAGCTGGAACTGGCCGCGCTCACCCAGCTCAACCTGGTGCTGGGCATGCACCTGGGCTACCTGGACAGCGTGCTGGAACCGCTGGAGCGCGCCGAGGACCTCGCCCGGGGCCTCGGGCGCGACCTGGAGGCCACCGAGATCCTGGTCTGGCGCTGGAACGTGGCCACCGCGCTGGCCCAGGTCGACCTCAGCGGCAGGCTCGCCCACCGGCTCCTGGTCCAGGGCGAGTCCTCCCCCGACCCGGCCATCCGGGCCTACGCCCAGCACGCCTGGGGGGTGCACCAGCGGGACCTGGGCAACATCGGCCAGGCCTTCCGGCACCTCGGCCAGTGCGCCTGGCCGACCGCGGCCGAGCCCGGCCGGGAACCGGCCCAGCTCCGCCGCGAGCACCAGCTGTTCTCCTCCTTCATGTTCGCCGAGGTGACGGCGTTGCGCGGCGACCTGGACACCGCGCGGCGACTGCTGGAGCAGGCCCGGGCCGCGGCGGTCACGCCGTACGCGACGGTGATGTGGGCGACCTTCACCGCCGCCATCGCGGCCATGGTCGGCGACCCGGCCTGGACGCTGCGCGCCGCCGCGCGGGGCTTGGAGGCCGAGCCGGAGCCGTCGTTCCTGCTGCACCGCGCGCTGCTGCGGCTGTACCAGTGCTGGGCGGAGGCGATGACCGGCGGCGACCCGGTGCGGGCGGCCGCCGAGGCGCACCGGATCATCACCGTGGACCTGGACCCGCCCCGCCCCGGCGTGGCCACCTGGTACGGGCTGCTCGGCGACATCCACCTGGCCGCGGGCCAGCTGCCCGAGGCGGCGGCCGCCCTGGACCGCGCCGACCACTTCCTCGACCTGTACGGCCAGCGCTACCCCGAGTGGCTGCTGTTGCTGCTGCGCGCCAAGCTCCTGCACGCCCGCGCCGAGCCCGCGCCGACCGTGCTCGCCGCCGCCGAACGGGCCAGGGCGCTGGCGGCCGAACGCGGGGTGCTGTTGTACGCACACCGCGCGGACCAGCTGGTGACCGCGTTGACCAGCGGGGGTTAG
- a CDS encoding aldo/keto reductase, giving the protein MSLTLDSYRLLGRSGLRVSPLALGTATFGTEWGWGAGKDEARTLFDTYVERGGNFIDTANTYTDGSSERLLGEFTRGRRESLVLSTKYTTLRRPGDPNSGGAHRKSLTGSVEASLRRLGTDYLDLLHLHVWDPTTPVEEVLRALDDLVRQGKVLYPAMSNAPAWEVSRMQAIADLRGWSPLVGLQVEYNLANRAAERDLIPMARALGLGVTPYSPLAGGVLTGKYTRADLTAPDTAESTRKSFNANLGTVTARNLAIADAVREVADELGHTPAQVALAWTLANPGVTAPVLGARTPAQLADNLGALAVELTADHLARLDEASAIGLGYPHDLLASDHIRAVTRGGLAIRDRG; this is encoded by the coding sequence ATGTCGCTCACCCTCGACTCCTACCGGCTGTTGGGCCGGTCCGGGCTGCGCGTCTCGCCGCTGGCCCTGGGCACCGCGACCTTCGGCACCGAGTGGGGCTGGGGCGCGGGCAAGGACGAGGCCCGCACGCTGTTCGACACCTACGTCGAGCGCGGCGGCAACTTCATCGACACCGCCAACACCTACACCGACGGCAGCTCCGAGCGCCTGCTGGGCGAGTTCACCCGGGGCAGACGCGAAAGCCTCGTCCTGTCCACGAAGTACACGACCCTGCGCAGGCCCGGCGACCCGAACTCCGGCGGCGCGCACCGCAAGAGCCTCACCGGCTCGGTCGAGGCCAGCCTGCGCCGGCTGGGCACCGACTACCTCGACCTGCTCCACCTGCACGTCTGGGACCCCACCACCCCGGTCGAGGAGGTCCTGCGCGCCCTGGACGACCTGGTCCGCCAGGGCAAGGTGCTCTACCCGGCGATGTCCAACGCCCCGGCCTGGGAGGTCTCGCGCATGCAGGCCATCGCCGACCTGCGCGGCTGGTCCCCGCTGGTCGGTCTGCAGGTCGAGTACAACCTCGCCAACCGGGCCGCCGAACGCGACCTCATCCCGATGGCACGGGCCCTGGGTCTGGGCGTGACCCCGTACTCGCCGCTGGCGGGCGGTGTGCTCACCGGCAAGTACACCCGCGCCGACCTGACCGCGCCCGACACCGCGGAGAGCACCCGCAAGAGCTTCAACGCCAACCTGGGCACGGTCACCGCACGCAACCTCGCCATCGCCGACGCCGTCCGGGAGGTCGCCGACGAGCTCGGCCACACCCCCGCCCAGGTCGCCCTGGCCTGGACGCTGGCCAACCCCGGCGTGACCGCACCGGTCCTCGGCGCCCGCACCCCGGCCCAGCTGGCGGACAACCTCGGCGCCCTGGCGGTCGAGCTCACCGCGGACCACCTGGCCCGGCTGGACGAGGCCAGCGCGATCGGGCTCGGCTACCCGCACGACCTGCTCGCCAGCGACCACATCCGCGCGGTGACCAGGGGCGGGCTGGCGATCCGCGACCGCGGCTGA
- a CDS encoding helix-turn-helix transcriptional regulator codes for MPPRTVDPTEELAAFLRTRRERLDPDTLGLPSRRRTRRTPGLRREEVAELAGISTDYVVRLEQARGPRPSAEVVEALSQALRLPPDERAYLYDLTRQRPQDTARQPTAAAPPLAGLVEDLSPLPAMVMNHRFDILAWNREMSKLLLDFDTLPRPRRNAMWLCLTYLKSHDFYTDPDRILREGIAHLRTAWAAHPEDQALADLIAGFRATDEDFARLWSERAVKVNGRGHKRMRHPGIGTVSVQFETLAPQQDPDQLLVVYRPADEESRAALRQLSAR; via the coding sequence ATGCCGCCCCGCACCGTGGACCCGACCGAGGAACTGGCCGCCTTCCTGCGCACCCGCCGCGAACGCCTGGACCCGGACACCCTGGGCCTGCCGTCGCGCCGCCGCACGAGGCGAACCCCGGGCCTGCGCCGCGAGGAGGTGGCCGAACTGGCGGGCATCAGCACCGACTACGTCGTCCGCCTGGAGCAAGCCCGGGGCCCGCGCCCGTCAGCCGAAGTGGTCGAAGCCCTCTCCCAGGCCCTGCGCCTGCCCCCGGACGAACGCGCCTACCTCTACGACCTGACCCGCCAACGCCCCCAGGACACGGCGAGACAACCCACCGCGGCGGCACCCCCACTGGCCGGCCTGGTCGAGGACCTCTCCCCACTGCCCGCCATGGTGATGAACCACCGCTTCGACATCCTGGCCTGGAACCGGGAGATGTCGAAGCTGCTGCTGGACTTCGACACCCTGCCCCGGCCGCGCCGCAACGCGATGTGGCTGTGCCTCACCTACCTGAAGTCCCACGACTTCTACACCGACCCCGACCGCATCCTCCGGGAAGGCATCGCCCACCTGCGCACGGCCTGGGCCGCCCACCCGGAGGACCAGGCCCTGGCGGACCTCATCGCCGGGTTCCGCGCCACCGACGAGGACTTCGCGCGGCTGTGGTCCGAACGAGCCGTGAAGGTGAACGGCCGGGGCCACAAGAGGATGCGGCACCCGGGCATCGGGACGGTGTCGGTCCAGTTCGAGACGCTGGCGCCGCAACAGGATCCGGACCAGCTGCTGGTGGTCTACCGGCCCGCCGACGAGGAGAGCCGCGCGGCGTTGCGCCAACTGTCCGCGCGGTGA
- a CDS encoding SDR family oxidoreductase: MRIQRGSVAFVTGGAQGIGLGIARALAARGVLLALADVDSSALARGAEELSRHTEVATFRLDVRDREGFTEAADEAESRLGPVSLLFNNAGILAYSPAAELSYAKWDHALGVNLTGVVNGVQTFLPRLLARGQGGHIVNTSSGAGLAAGSGVLYTTAKFAVVGLSESLHQELAGHGIDVSVLCPGPVDTGIARNTRAVPGGESVALPAEHLPGVDAFLQGGLGINEVGELVLAGMAAGALWIHTDGTMREPLRQRTEALFASLPG, from the coding sequence ATGCGGATCCAGCGGGGTTCGGTCGCCTTCGTCACCGGCGGGGCCCAGGGCATCGGGCTGGGCATCGCGCGTGCCCTGGCCGCCCGGGGCGTGCTCCTGGCACTGGCCGATGTGGACTCCTCCGCACTGGCCCGCGGCGCGGAGGAGCTGTCCCGGCACACGGAGGTGGCGACCTTCCGCCTGGACGTGCGTGACCGCGAGGGCTTCACCGAGGCCGCGGACGAGGCCGAGTCGCGACTGGGCCCGGTCAGCCTGCTGTTCAACAACGCGGGCATCCTGGCCTACTCCCCCGCCGCGGAGCTGAGCTACGCCAAGTGGGACCACGCCCTCGGGGTGAACCTGACCGGGGTGGTCAACGGCGTCCAGACCTTCCTGCCCCGCCTGCTGGCACGCGGACAGGGCGGCCACATCGTGAACACCTCCTCCGGCGCCGGACTGGCCGCGGGCTCGGGGGTGCTCTACACGACCGCGAAGTTCGCGGTGGTCGGCCTGTCGGAGTCGCTGCACCAGGAGCTGGCCGGGCACGGCATCGACGTGAGCGTGCTGTGCCCGGGCCCGGTGGACACCGGCATCGCCCGCAACACCCGGGCGGTGCCCGGCGGCGAGTCCGTGGCGCTGCCGGCGGAACACCTGCCCGGGGTGGACGCCTTCCTCCAGGGTGGCCTGGGCATCAACGAGGTGGGCGAGCTGGTCCTGGCGGGCATGGCGGCCGGGGCGTTGTGGATCCACACCGACGGCACGATGCGCGAACCCCTCCGGCAGCGCACCGAGGCCCTGTTCGCCTCCCTGCCCGGCTAG
- a CDS encoding MFS transporter, with the protein MPHATRTTSTPGQAMPFGQVLAVGGRATLGVLLGLQVLDSVDGVLLVVFAPEIRAALGLGTAAVSAVGSLAGVMVALAALPLGILGDRHRRTTIAGVCTLLWAAAAGLLGLVQSLWQVVVIRILAGIGKANEGPIQAALLVETYPPAGRGRVLGLHRAAQPLGIVLGPLLASAVAVLVPAEHEPWRWAFVLLALPALLLGLATLRLREPERGRYEREALGHGVPPPAPAPARAAFARLRRIRTFSSVMVALGAFGLCVVAAPVYLSVLLEERLGQGAAARGVITSLGAVGGLVGAALGAVFSDRLFGRSPAACLRLAAGALALLGIGFAVQAYAPDVLTFTVVSAVTQGLAFAGIIALSLVVAAVTPPAVRATAFALVGVYLAVFGGLGGSLLTSVAEQAWGAQAAIAVVAPTASVLAGLVLAFGARHVRGDQARAAADLLAEDREPLP; encoded by the coding sequence ATGCCACACGCAACCCGCACCACTTCCACACCCGGCCAGGCGATGCCGTTCGGGCAGGTCCTGGCCGTTGGCGGCCGCGCCACGCTCGGCGTGCTGCTGGGGCTCCAGGTCCTGGACAGCGTCGACGGCGTGCTGCTGGTGGTCTTCGCCCCGGAGATCCGGGCCGCGCTGGGTCTGGGCACCGCGGCGGTCAGTGCCGTCGGCTCCCTGGCCGGGGTCATGGTGGCCCTGGCCGCGCTGCCGCTGGGCATCCTCGGTGACCGTCACCGCCGCACCACCATCGCCGGGGTCTGCACGCTGCTCTGGGCCGCCGCGGCCGGACTGCTGGGCCTGGTGCAGAGCCTGTGGCAGGTGGTGGTGATCCGGATCCTCGCCGGTATCGGCAAGGCCAACGAGGGACCGATCCAGGCCGCGCTCCTGGTCGAGACCTACCCACCGGCCGGGCGGGGCCGGGTGCTCGGCCTGCACCGCGCCGCCCAGCCGCTGGGCATCGTGCTCGGCCCGCTGCTGGCCAGCGCGGTCGCCGTGCTCGTGCCCGCGGAGCACGAGCCGTGGCGGTGGGCCTTCGTCTTGCTGGCCCTGCCGGCGCTGCTGCTCGGCCTGGCCACGCTGCGCCTGCGCGAACCCGAACGCGGGCGGTACGAGCGCGAGGCGCTGGGGCACGGGGTCCCGCCGCCGGCACCGGCGCCCGCGCGGGCCGCGTTCGCCCGGCTGCGGCGGATCCGGACCTTCTCCTCGGTCATGGTCGCGCTGGGCGCGTTCGGCCTGTGCGTGGTCGCCGCGCCGGTCTACCTCAGCGTGCTGCTGGAGGAGCGGCTCGGACAGGGCGCGGCGGCCCGGGGTGTGATCACCTCCCTGGGCGCGGTCGGTGGACTGGTGGGGGCCGCGCTGGGTGCCGTCTTCAGCGACCGGCTGTTCGGCCGCAGCCCCGCCGCCTGCCTGCGCCTGGCCGCCGGGGCGCTGGCCCTGCTCGGCATCGGCTTCGCCGTGCAGGCCTACGCCCCGGACGTGCTGACCTTCACCGTGGTCAGCGCGGTCACGCAGGGCCTGGCCTTCGCCGGGATCATCGCGTTGAGCCTGGTGGTGGCCGCGGTGACCCCGCCTGCCGTCCGCGCCACCGCCTTCGCCCTGGTCGGGGTGTACCTGGCGGTGTTCGGCGGGCTGGGCGGCAGCCTGCTCACCAGCGTGGCCGAGCAGGCCTGGGGCGCACAGGCCGCGATCGCCGTGGTCGCCCCCACGGCCTCCGTCCTGGCGGGCCTGGTCCTGGCCTTCGGTGCCCGGCACGTGCGCGGCGACCAGGCACGGGCCGCCGCCGACCTGCTGGCCGAGGACCGCGAGCCCCTACCATGA
- a CDS encoding TetR/AcrR family transcriptional regulator, which yields MTARGQRRIDEIGEESRRRILDAAEALFAERGFARTSFVDIAERSGISRGSIPWHFKNKNGLVMAVVERAIERTMPAARYQDVPPLTELFEDTAELVRSGNSALVFMVLVEALGENGAIRDRYRDFVTRRQDGLAQWLRAHRPEGVDPDLAAKRERAAAVALNGALLGIHLQALVDPDGVDLDATLRLVAAVFDGNLAEVWAPV from the coding sequence GTGACCGCCCGAGGACAGCGCCGGATCGACGAGATCGGCGAGGAGAGCCGGCGCCGCATCCTGGACGCCGCCGAGGCGCTGTTCGCCGAACGCGGGTTCGCCCGCACCTCCTTCGTCGACATCGCCGAGCGCTCGGGCATCAGCCGCGGGTCCATCCCGTGGCACTTCAAGAACAAGAACGGCCTGGTGATGGCCGTGGTGGAACGCGCGATCGAACGCACCATGCCCGCCGCGCGCTACCAGGACGTGCCGCCGCTGACCGAGCTGTTCGAGGACACCGCCGAGCTGGTGCGCAGCGGCAACTCCGCGCTGGTGTTCATGGTCCTGGTCGAGGCCCTCGGCGAGAACGGCGCCATCCGCGACCGGTACCGCGACTTCGTCACCCGCCGCCAGGACGGCCTGGCCCAGTGGCTGCGCGCGCACCGCCCGGAGGGGGTGGACCCCGACCTGGCCGCGAAGCGGGAACGCGCCGCGGCGGTGGCGCTCAACGGTGCACTGCTGGGCATCCACCTCCAGGCCCTGGTCGACCCCGACGGTGTGGACCTGGACGCCACGCTCCGTCTGGTGGCCGCGGTGTTCGACGGCAACCTCGCCGAGGTGTGGGCCCCGGTGTGA
- a CDS encoding metal-dependent hydrolase family protein codes for MWLTGATVVDGTGADPVPNQAVLVEDGRITSLGGTPPAGAEVVDLSGLVLTPGLIDAHVHLGLSSDLDKLCATKHLSVAEIAADMFVNCRQTLESGFTTVRDTGGVDQGLARVIASGKMPGPRIIHCGPLLAQTGGHGVFGADWDSAEDWAARQIPGLVALSLVSDGPESVRRNAREAFRRGASFLKMCVTGGVVSRHDQLTDTQFTYEEIAAAVAEAQARGTYVTVHAHNNTGLRTAIRAGAKCVEHGSEVDEEMAAVMAANGVALVPTLSVAHALLADATQAGLPAHISERVGNAIEGQVRAIHAARAAGVLIGSGSDHVGPRQEHKARELVLRSEIESPMQALVTATRDNARVLRIGHEVGTVEPGKLADLTVFGTDPLADPRVFDDPDQVKLVVQGGRVVKDIR; via the coding sequence ATGTGGCTGACAGGCGCGACCGTCGTCGACGGAACCGGTGCCGACCCGGTGCCCAACCAGGCCGTCCTGGTCGAGGACGGGCGCATCACCTCACTCGGCGGCACCCCGCCCGCCGGGGCGGAGGTCGTGGACCTGTCCGGTTTGGTGCTCACGCCCGGCCTGATCGACGCGCACGTGCACCTGGGCCTGTCCAGCGACCTGGACAAGCTGTGCGCCACCAAGCACCTGTCGGTCGCCGAGATCGCCGCCGACATGTTCGTCAACTGCCGCCAGACCCTGGAGTCCGGCTTCACCACGGTCCGCGACACCGGCGGGGTGGACCAGGGGCTGGCCCGGGTCATCGCCTCCGGCAAGATGCCCGGGCCGCGGATCATCCACTGTGGACCGCTGCTGGCCCAGACCGGCGGGCACGGCGTCTTCGGCGCGGACTGGGACTCCGCCGAGGACTGGGCGGCCCGCCAGATCCCCGGCCTGGTGGCGCTGTCCCTGGTCTCCGACGGGCCGGAGTCGGTGCGGCGCAACGCCCGCGAGGCCTTCCGCCGCGGTGCCTCCTTCCTGAAGATGTGCGTCACCGGCGGTGTCGTCTCCCGCCACGACCAGCTCACCGACACCCAGTTCACCTACGAGGAGATCGCCGCCGCGGTCGCCGAGGCGCAGGCGCGCGGCACCTACGTGACCGTGCACGCCCACAACAACACGGGCCTGCGCACCGCGATCCGGGCGGGCGCGAAGTGCGTCGAGCACGGCTCCGAGGTGGACGAGGAGATGGCGGCGGTCATGGCGGCCAACGGCGTCGCCCTGGTCCCCACCCTGTCCGTCGCGCACGCTCTGCTCGCCGACGCCACCCAGGCCGGGCTGCCCGCGCACATCAGCGAACGCGTCGGCAACGCCATCGAGGGGCAGGTCCGCGCGATCCACGCCGCCCGCGCGGCCGGGGTGCTCATCGGCTCCGGCTCCGACCACGTCGGGCCCCGGCAGGAGCACAAGGCCCGGGAGCTGGTGCTGCGCAGCGAGATCGAGTCGCCGATGCAGGCGCTGGTGACCGCCACCCGGGACAACGCGCGCGTGCTGCGCATCGGCCACGAGGTCGGCACCGTCGAGCCGGGCAAGCTCGCCGACCTCACCGTGTTCGGCACCGACCCGCTGGCCGACCCCCGGGTCTTCGACGACCCGGACCAGGTGAAGCTCGTGGTGCAGGGCGGCCGTGTGGTGAAGGACATCCGCTGA
- a CDS encoding cysteine/serine endopeptidase inhibitor codes for MRYPDVLHPQARQRAGRACAIPLTAAGTAQAGIPFNQVKNGQASWYNDAGYGSCGTQTNAATEILVAAPAAYWTTANPNNDPLCQGVFIAATHNGRTVRAQVRDKCPSRGPDKIDLSLPAFQRLADPGIGIINITWKFVR; via the coding sequence ATGAGGTACCCCGATGTTCTCCACCCGCAAGCTCGTCAGCGCGCTGGCCGCGCCTGCGCGATCCCCCTGACCGCCGCGGGCACCGCCCAGGCGGGCATCCCGTTCAACCAGGTCAAGAACGGCCAGGCGAGCTGGTACAACGACGCGGGCTACGGCTCCTGCGGCACCCAGACCAACGCCGCCACCGAGATCCTCGTCGCCGCGCCCGCCGCCTACTGGACCACGGCCAACCCCAACAACGACCCGCTGTGCCAGGGCGTATTCATCGCGGCCACCCACAACGGCCGCACCGTGCGCGCCCAGGTCAGGGACAAGTGCCCCAGCCGCGGCCCGGACAAGATCGACCTGAGCCTGCCCGCCTTCCAGCGGCTGGCCGACCCCGGTATCGGCATCATCAACATCACCTGGAAGTTCGTGCGCTGA